A single Pedobacter sp. PACM 27299 DNA region contains:
- a CDS encoding FecR family protein: MQDHTPLLNRAEQLLRYLRHELSVTEEAEFLQWLAENPEQQTFVNALCSGEGMEEELQFMEESHQEEDWLALQKRINAAPNPVFPLWKKLISTAAVILICCATGFYFYAEYAAKPRIIIQDLAKQDIKAGGNKAYLTLADGKQIVLNDLENGKVAEQAGLSITKMADGKLRYELKEDPAGKGSQNGEVLYNTISTPAGGQYQVVLPDGSRVWLNAASSLTYATSLASLKERSVTLTGEAYFEVAKDQFRKPFVVKSGNQEVEVMGTHFNISSYAQEPVVATTLLEGRVKVKRSGAFESILEPGEQSLVGKGIAVRKVDTTTAVAWKNGLFKFEDANIYTVMNQFARWYNFEVVYEGKAPDNKFNGEIYRNLNASKALKMLSYADIRFRVEINSKEPERKKIVITSNQ; the protein is encoded by the coding sequence ATGCAGGACCATACTCCTTTATTAAACCGTGCTGAACAGCTACTTCGTTACCTCCGTCATGAACTCAGTGTGACTGAAGAGGCGGAGTTTTTGCAGTGGTTAGCCGAAAATCCCGAACAGCAAACATTTGTAAATGCCTTGTGTTCCGGGGAAGGGATGGAGGAAGAACTGCAGTTTATGGAGGAAAGTCATCAGGAAGAAGATTGGCTGGCTTTGCAGAAAAGAATAAATGCTGCTCCCAATCCAGTTTTTCCGCTATGGAAAAAACTGATCTCTACTGCAGCAGTAATACTGATCTGCTGTGCGACCGGATTCTATTTTTATGCAGAATATGCGGCTAAACCAAGAATCATCATTCAGGACCTGGCAAAACAGGATATTAAAGCGGGGGGGAATAAAGCTTACCTCACCCTTGCAGATGGAAAGCAGATTGTGCTGAATGATCTGGAAAATGGGAAAGTTGCCGAACAGGCAGGATTGAGCATCACCAAAATGGCAGATGGGAAATTACGGTATGAGCTCAAAGAAGATCCGGCAGGAAAGGGCAGTCAAAATGGAGAAGTTTTATACAATACTATTTCTACACCTGCGGGCGGACAATATCAGGTGGTGTTACCAGATGGCAGCCGGGTTTGGTTAAATGCGGCATCCTCCCTGACCTATGCGACTTCATTGGCCAGCTTAAAAGAACGTAGCGTGACGCTGACCGGAGAAGCTTATTTCGAAGTAGCCAAAGATCAATTTAGAAAACCTTTTGTGGTGAAATCAGGAAACCAGGAAGTAGAAGTGATGGGCACCCATTTTAACATCAGCAGCTATGCACAGGAACCAGTCGTTGCAACAACTTTATTGGAAGGCCGTGTGAAAGTAAAACGGAGCGGTGCTTTTGAAAGCATACTTGAGCCAGGAGAACAAAGTCTGGTGGGGAAAGGGATAGCAGTCCGCAAGGTCGACACGACCACCGCTGTAGCCTGGAAAAATGGCCTTTTTAAATTTGAAGATGCCAATATTTATACCGTGATGAACCAATTTGCCAGGTGGTATAATTTCGAAGTCGTTTATGAAGGAAAGGCACCTGACAATAAGTTTAACGGCGAAATCTATAGGAACCTGAACGCCTCAAAAGCACTGAAGATGCTGAGTTATGCCGATATCAGGTTCCGTGTGGAAATCAATAGTAAAGAACCAGAAAGAAAAAAAATAGTCATTACCTCTAATCAATAG
- a CDS encoding SusC/RagA family TonB-linked outer membrane protein translates to MKLTTFILMIALVQASASVTAQRVTLKENNKPLSTILKEIKRQTGYVFFSSDFDPAKENLSIKVTNASLEEALEACFKRLAIHYVLIDKTIFLTRKTDLSDQKKEILLRGIVLDEKGQSIPGVGVKLKGSMVSTSTDVNGSFSINVPGPGSVLVITYIGYETQEVTVVNDKNLSITLKPSEKALEEVAVVGFGTQRKVSLIGAQSTISSKELKQPVASVTQSLAGRIAGVVGVQRSGEPGRSTADIWIRGISTFGGNKSNPLVLVDGVERSIDNIDPEDIESFTVLKDASGTAVYGVRGANGVVLVQTKTGKVGKNTILFDYNEGMSTFTKRPEMAEGLTYMNMANEASVGRGGIVQYTQDYINKTASNADPLLYPNVNWMDAILNKYSNNRRANLNASGGVDKAQYYVSLAYFNESGFLKTNDLKQYNSSLDYNRYNFTSNLNLKLTKTTKLDLGLQGYASTGNYPGENTQDIFGTAMDVSPVIYPVMYPGNFIPGKASNGGQRNPYADLTRRGYRTEFKNQLYSNLRLTQDLGMLTEGLTATGMFSFDSYNENFIKRSKRESTYFPENLPGTNSPYKPDGTLNLKETFTSGGNYLSFNPDRNGNRKTYTEAALNYDRAFGKHRVGALLLGYASDGTEPFAGDFTTSIPKRMLGLAARATYSYDDRYFAEFNFGYNGSELFAPQKRYGAFPAFGIGWIPSNEKFWEPIRSTVSFLKFRYSDGVTGIGEINGRRFAYLTLVSENDNGYQFGKNFNGYRGINVTDYGVDISWAESRKQDLGMEFRTLNDNLHVIVDVFKEHRTGIFLQRGSIPGFIGLTNSPWGNLGIVDNKGIDATVEYNVKIGQVDLGLRGTVTYNQDKLLRDDRPEQPYPWMSHIGDNVLARYGYVAEKLFDSQAEIDASAVPGSKASILPGDIKYKDLNGDGVINDYDKTKIGRGDVPNLIYGFGFNLSYKGFAISTLFQALENADVMLGGNGIIPFNGGDSNVFSNINDRWTPENPAQDVFYPRLAYGEAQNINNSLESSWWVKDVSFLRLKSAQISYNLPKNFTSKLRLGNVAVYAIGTNLLTFSKFKLWDPELNTNAARGRANGTKYPMTANVSLGLNIKF, encoded by the coding sequence ATGAAATTGACCACTTTCATCCTCATGATAGCCTTGGTACAGGCCAGCGCCTCCGTCACAGCACAGCGCGTTACGCTGAAAGAAAATAACAAACCACTTTCAACGATACTAAAAGAAATAAAGAGACAAACAGGATATGTATTCTTCAGCAGCGACTTTGATCCGGCAAAAGAAAACCTTTCTATTAAAGTCACCAATGCCTCTTTAGAAGAAGCGCTGGAAGCTTGTTTTAAACGATTGGCCATTCATTATGTTCTTATTGATAAAACGATTTTTTTAACCAGGAAGACTGATTTATCGGATCAAAAGAAAGAGATCTTATTGAGAGGAATTGTACTGGATGAAAAAGGACAAAGTATTCCCGGTGTTGGCGTTAAGCTGAAGGGAAGCATGGTGTCCACCTCCACAGATGTGAATGGTAGTTTCAGTATTAACGTTCCAGGTCCAGGTTCGGTATTGGTGATTACCTATATCGGTTATGAAACACAGGAAGTAACGGTGGTCAATGATAAAAACCTCAGCATTACCCTTAAACCTAGTGAAAAAGCACTGGAGGAAGTCGCAGTAGTTGGTTTTGGAACGCAAAGAAAAGTTTCCTTAATCGGTGCACAGTCTACCATCAGCTCAAAAGAACTGAAACAGCCGGTCGCCAGTGTGACTCAGTCGCTGGCAGGACGTATTGCCGGTGTGGTAGGTGTGCAGAGAAGCGGTGAACCAGGTAGAAGTACCGCAGACATCTGGATTCGTGGTATCTCCACTTTTGGAGGAAACAAGAGCAACCCATTGGTTTTAGTAGATGGAGTAGAACGATCAATTGATAACATTGATCCTGAAGATATTGAATCTTTTACCGTGCTGAAGGATGCTTCCGGAACCGCGGTATACGGGGTTAGAGGAGCAAATGGAGTCGTTTTAGTGCAAACAAAAACGGGTAAAGTAGGTAAGAATACCATTCTGTTCGACTACAATGAGGGCATGAGCACTTTTACCAAAAGACCGGAAATGGCAGAAGGACTCACCTATATGAACATGGCCAATGAAGCCAGTGTCGGCAGAGGTGGAATTGTGCAGTATACTCAGGATTATATCAATAAAACTGCATCAAATGCAGACCCATTGCTGTATCCAAATGTGAACTGGATGGATGCCATCCTGAATAAATACAGTAACAACAGGCGTGCGAATCTGAATGCAAGTGGTGGTGTAGACAAAGCGCAGTATTATGTGTCTTTGGCCTATTTCAATGAAAGCGGGTTTTTGAAAACAAACGACCTTAAACAATACAATTCCTCTTTAGATTATAACAGGTATAATTTTACGAGTAATTTAAACCTTAAACTGACCAAGACCACCAAATTAGACCTGGGCTTACAAGGTTATGCTTCTACCGGAAACTACCCTGGTGAAAATACACAGGACATTTTCGGTACGGCAATGGACGTTTCTCCAGTCATTTATCCAGTGATGTATCCGGGTAATTTTATACCAGGAAAAGCATCTAATGGTGGACAAAGAAATCCATACGCAGATTTAACCAGAAGAGGGTACAGGACGGAATTTAAAAACCAATTGTACAGCAATTTGAGGTTAACACAAGACCTGGGGATGCTGACTGAAGGTTTGACAGCAACAGGAATGTTTTCTTTTGACTCTTATAATGAGAATTTCATTAAAAGATCTAAAAGAGAAAGCACCTATTTCCCTGAAAATCTACCTGGCACTAATTCTCCTTACAAACCAGATGGAACCCTAAATTTAAAAGAAACATTCACAAGTGGCGGGAACTACCTGAGTTTTAATCCAGACCGTAATGGAAATAGAAAAACCTATACAGAAGCGGCCTTAAACTACGACCGTGCTTTTGGTAAACATAGGGTAGGTGCCTTGTTATTGGGGTATGCAAGTGATGGTACGGAACCATTTGCAGGTGATTTTACGACTTCTATCCCTAAGCGTATGCTGGGATTAGCTGCGCGTGCCACCTATTCTTATGACGATCGCTACTTTGCAGAATTCAACTTTGGATACAATGGTTCCGAGCTTTTCGCCCCTCAAAAACGCTATGGTGCCTTTCCGGCTTTTGGTATTGGATGGATCCCATCTAATGAAAAGTTTTGGGAGCCGATCAGAAGCACAGTTTCCTTCCTGAAATTCAGGTATTCTGACGGGGTAACCGGTATTGGAGAAATCAACGGAAGAAGATTTGCCTATTTGACACTCGTTTCAGAAAATGACAATGGGTATCAGTTTGGAAAGAACTTCAACGGGTACAGAGGAATTAATGTGACCGATTATGGCGTAGATATTTCCTGGGCAGAATCCAGAAAACAGGATTTGGGAATGGAATTCCGCACCTTGAATGATAACCTGCATGTGATTGTGGATGTTTTTAAAGAACACCGTACGGGAATCTTCCTGCAAAGAGGTTCTATTCCAGGCTTTATCGGGCTAACCAATTCACCATGGGGAAACCTTGGAATAGTGGACAATAAGGGGATTGATGCAACTGTAGAATATAATGTAAAAATCGGTCAGGTAGACCTTGGCTTAAGAGGTACAGTTACCTATAACCAGGATAAATTGCTAAGAGATGATCGTCCGGAACAGCCCTATCCATGGATGAGCCATATCGGTGATAACGTGCTTGCACGTTATGGTTATGTGGCAGAAAAACTATTTGACTCCCAGGCAGAAATTGATGCCAGTGCAGTCCCAGGATCTAAGGCCAGTATTTTGCCTGGAGATATTAAATACAAGGATTTAAATGGTGATGGTGTCATCAATGATTACGATAAAACTAAAATTGGAAGAGGAGATGTGCCTAACCTGATTTATGGTTTTGGTTTCAACTTATCTTACAAAGGTTTTGCCATCAGCACCTTGTTCCAGGCTCTGGAAAATGCAGATGTCATGCTGGGTGGTAATGGGATCATTCCTTTTAATGGTGGTGACAGTAATGTGTTCAGCAACATCAACGATCGCTGGACTCCTGAAAATCCTGCGCAGGATGTGTTCTACCCTCGTTTAGCTTACGGAGAAGCGCAAAACATCAACAACTCATTGGAAAGTTCCTGGTGGGTGAAAGATGTGAGTTTCCTGAGGTTAAAAAGTGCTCAGATCAGTTATAACCTGCCTAAAAACTTTACTTCTAAATTAAGACTAGGCAATGTTGCAGTCTATGCCATTGGAACCAATCTGCTGACCTTTAGTAAGTTTAAATTGTGGGATCCTGAATTGAACACCAATGCAGCTAGAGGCAGAGCAAATGGAACGAAGTACCCGATGACCGCCAATGTGTCCCTGGGACTAAATATTAAATTTTAA
- a CDS encoding RNA polymerase sigma-70 factor, with product MIIGKRKLKTAENELESTPEVLLELLHQSYYDRLLYYAWTIIHDKETSRDLVQEAFICYWNQKEQVSANIVQIRNFLYVNVKNACLKHLRHDKVVDKYIGLQDPDPMEEASALNKMIQAEVLAEIYAAIAALPEGCRKISRMGYLEGLKNQEIADQLGISINTVKTQKKRALQLLRLKLSPESFLALTVLIQHFNRH from the coding sequence ATGATTATAGGTAAAAGGAAGTTAAAAACAGCGGAGAATGAACTGGAAAGCACTCCTGAAGTATTGCTGGAGCTTCTTCATCAGTCCTATTATGACCGCTTGCTTTATTATGCCTGGACCATTATTCATGATAAAGAAACTTCCAGAGATCTCGTTCAGGAAGCTTTTATCTGTTATTGGAATCAAAAGGAGCAGGTCTCCGCTAATATTGTTCAGATCCGGAATTTCCTATATGTCAATGTAAAAAATGCTTGTTTGAAACATTTAAGACATGACAAAGTAGTGGATAAGTATATCGGTTTGCAAGATCCAGATCCTATGGAAGAAGCCTCGGCACTGAATAAAATGATTCAGGCAGAAGTGCTGGCTGAAATCTATGCCGCCATCGCTGCGCTGCCGGAAGGATGCCGGAAGATCTCTCGAATGGGCTATCTGGAAGGCTTGAAAAACCAGGAAATCGCAGATCAGCTGGGCATCTCCATCAATACCGTAAAAACACAGAAAAAACGAGCATTACAGTTATTGAGACTGAAACTTAGTCCGGAGTCTTTCCTTGCGCTGACGGTTCTGATCCAGCATTTTAATCGTCATTAA
- a CDS encoding RagB/SusD family nutrient uptake outer membrane protein, whose amino-acid sequence MKKLIYISLIACLTLASSCKKFLDQVPNDRLTLEETFTNRATAEKFLANVYNNIPDEFGQRNPGGSKNAGLWTGGSDEADFVWGFVQSNAMNIGSWDANTGFVGDFWNNYYRGIRSASFFMANIDQVTNDISTEQKVRYKAEARALRAMFYFYIMRLYGPVILLGETVTPPDAPAGQIQLPRNSFDECVDYVSSELDKAALDLPVVPANDDNYGRITKGIALAFKAQTLLLAASPLYNGNTDLANLKNNDGKQLINQSVSVSKWKRAADVYKDFITQFAPGTYNLFKKNDAAGNFDPYLSCRDLFLTDWNSEVIFARVQSSIQSRQYEMTPYHNGKNSESRGSGGLGATQNQVDAFFTANGRSIDDAQSGYVKTGFASTATKYTKAGIYNPWVNREPRFYVNITFNGSTWLNTANGEIITELYNNGNSGKATGGGDYTTTGYIVRKAMGLGKWQVDNRTDILYRLANVYLDYAEALNEAEPGNADVLKYVNLIRERAGIPQYGTGNLNAPASQAEMREAIRKERRVELAFENVRYFDTRRWKIAEVTDNGPIYGLNITSNLPEFLNVVPFETRVFTKKHYLWPIPGNDVNVDKELIQNPGW is encoded by the coding sequence ATGAAAAAGCTTATCTATATCTCTTTAATCGCATGTTTAACGCTTGCATCCTCCTGTAAAAAATTCCTTGATCAAGTGCCTAACGATAGGTTAACCTTAGAGGAGACGTTTACCAATAGAGCAACAGCGGAGAAATTCCTGGCCAATGTATACAACAATATCCCGGATGAATTCGGACAAAGAAATCCTGGAGGCAGTAAAAATGCCGGACTCTGGACTGGTGGTTCAGATGAAGCTGATTTTGTTTGGGGCTTTGTACAGTCCAATGCCATGAATATCGGCAGCTGGGATGCCAATACTGGTTTTGTGGGTGATTTCTGGAATAATTATTACCGTGGAATTCGTTCTGCAAGTTTCTTTATGGCCAATATTGATCAGGTGACAAATGACATCAGCACTGAGCAAAAGGTAAGGTATAAAGCAGAAGCCAGAGCACTGAGGGCCATGTTTTACTTTTACATCATGCGCCTGTATGGACCGGTGATCCTCCTTGGAGAAACCGTAACACCGCCGGATGCGCCAGCCGGGCAAATTCAGCTGCCCAGGAACTCATTTGATGAATGTGTAGATTATGTCAGTTCCGAATTGGATAAAGCGGCATTGGACCTGCCGGTTGTTCCTGCAAATGATGACAATTATGGCCGCATTACAAAAGGAATAGCGCTGGCTTTTAAAGCCCAAACCTTATTGCTTGCCGCTAGTCCGCTATATAATGGCAATACGGATCTTGCAAACTTGAAAAATAATGACGGAAAACAACTCATTAATCAATCTGTATCGGTTAGTAAATGGAAGAGAGCAGCCGATGTGTATAAAGATTTTATCACGCAGTTTGCTCCAGGAACTTACAACTTATTCAAAAAGAATGATGCTGCAGGTAATTTTGATCCTTATTTGTCCTGTCGTGATCTATTCCTGACGGACTGGAATTCTGAAGTCATCTTTGCCCGCGTACAGAGCTCCATTCAATCCAGACAATATGAAATGACGCCATACCATAATGGCAAAAACTCAGAATCCAGAGGTTCTGGTGGTTTGGGTGCTACCCAAAATCAGGTAGATGCCTTCTTTACAGCGAATGGCAGAAGCATCGATGATGCGCAATCGGGTTATGTGAAAACTGGCTTTGCAAGTACTGCAACGAAATATACCAAAGCAGGAATTTACAATCCATGGGTGAACCGTGAACCACGTTTCTATGTGAACATTACTTTTAATGGCAGTACCTGGTTGAACACCGCCAATGGCGAGATCATCACCGAGCTGTATAACAACGGAAATTCAGGAAAAGCAACTGGTGGTGGTGATTATACGACTACGGGCTATATTGTTCGTAAGGCCATGGGCTTGGGTAAATGGCAGGTCGACAACCGTACCGATATTCTATACCGTTTGGCAAATGTCTATCTGGACTATGCTGAGGCGTTAAATGAAGCGGAACCAGGCAATGCTGATGTGCTTAAATACGTAAATCTGATTAGAGAGCGTGCAGGAATCCCACAATATGGAACCGGTAATTTAAACGCTCCTGCAAGTCAGGCAGAAATGCGGGAAGCCATCAGAAAAGAGCGTCGCGTGGAATTGGCTTTTGAAAATGTAAGGTATTTTGATACCAGACGCTGGAAAATTGCGGAAGTCACGGATAATGGACCAATATATGGCTTAAACATTACGTCTAACCTACCTGAGTTCTTGAATGTCGTGCCTTTTGAAACCCGTGTATTTACTAAGAAACATTATCTGTGGCCTATTCCAGGAAATGATGTGAATGTAGATAAAGAGTTGATCCAGAATCCTGGATGGTAA
- a CDS encoding GH92 family glycosyl hydrolase: MIKFKVSIAFLLCCCFSAYAQEKNLVQYVNTLQGTNSKHELTRGNTYPTTALPFGMHTWTPQTGRNGDGWKYQYEKEHIRGFQQAHQCSSWSRDYAVFSFMPVIGALKVGEHEREAKFSHANEIGKPNYYKVQFDNKISTEIAPTARGAHLRFSYPKGQKSFLVLDGYTHLSGVKIYPKERRITGYVNNGEGFKPDFRNFFTVYFDQPFMAYGTWENRKNTIQPNELEAEGEGKGAYLEFAAGSTVQVKVASSYISAEQAELNLSRELGKDKKLEQTKENAAKVWNATLGKIQVEGGSDEEIRTFYSCMFRANLFSRKYYELDKDGKPYYFSPYDAKVHPGYMFTDTGFWDTFRAQFPLNTLMHPEMHGRYMQALLDAYEQCGWLPSWSFPSEAGSMIGNHAISLLTDAWIKGIRTFDPQLALKAYLHEATNKGPWGPANGRDGWKEYDQLGYVPYTKVREATAKTMEYAYDDFCGYNLAKMTGNKVYEDIFAKQMYNYKNVYDSATKFMRGRDENGAWKPDFDPVEWGGVFTEGNAWHWQWSVFHDIQGLIDLMGGKAGFTAKLDSVFSEPNRVNVGSYGGMIHEMTEMVMANMGQYAHGNQPIQHMPYLYNYGGQPWKSQYHVRNIMTKLYNSTENGYPGDEDQGQTSSWYVLSAMGFYSVTPGTDEYILGSPMFKKITLNLENGNKFVIDAANNSKDNVYIKSAKLNGKEYTANFIKHTDLTQGGVLKLEMSDKPVMTRGIKPEDLPFSLSK, encoded by the coding sequence ATGATAAAATTTAAAGTAAGTATTGCCTTCCTTTTATGCTGCTGCTTCAGTGCCTATGCCCAGGAAAAGAACCTGGTTCAATATGTGAATACTTTGCAGGGAACGAATTCCAAACATGAGCTGACCAGAGGGAATACCTATCCAACTACTGCATTGCCTTTTGGCATGCATACCTGGACTCCTCAGACCGGTAGAAACGGTGATGGATGGAAATACCAATATGAAAAAGAACACATCAGAGGCTTTCAGCAAGCGCATCAATGCAGCTCCTGGAGCCGGGATTATGCCGTTTTCTCTTTTATGCCGGTTATTGGCGCGCTCAAAGTAGGGGAGCATGAGCGTGAAGCGAAATTCAGTCATGCGAATGAAATTGGGAAACCCAATTATTATAAAGTGCAGTTCGACAATAAGATCAGCACGGAGATTGCCCCAACAGCGCGTGGTGCCCATTTAAGGTTTAGCTATCCGAAAGGACAAAAAAGCTTTTTAGTACTTGATGGTTATACGCACCTGAGTGGCGTAAAGATCTATCCAAAAGAACGGAGGATCACTGGTTATGTCAACAATGGAGAAGGGTTTAAGCCGGATTTCAGGAACTTTTTTACCGTGTATTTCGACCAGCCCTTTATGGCTTATGGTACCTGGGAGAACCGTAAAAATACCATCCAGCCAAATGAATTGGAAGCAGAAGGTGAAGGAAAAGGGGCGTACCTGGAATTTGCTGCAGGTAGCACGGTGCAGGTTAAAGTCGCTTCTTCCTATATCAGTGCGGAACAGGCAGAGCTGAACCTCAGCAGAGAGCTGGGAAAAGATAAAAAACTAGAGCAAACGAAAGAGAACGCAGCAAAAGTATGGAATGCCACCTTGGGTAAAATCCAGGTGGAAGGCGGTTCAGATGAAGAGATCAGGACGTTCTATTCCTGTATGTTCAGGGCCAACCTTTTCAGTAGAAAATACTATGAGCTGGATAAAGATGGAAAGCCGTATTACTTTAGCCCTTACGATGCAAAAGTGCATCCTGGATATATGTTTACAGATACTGGTTTCTGGGATACGTTCAGAGCGCAGTTTCCATTAAATACATTGATGCACCCTGAAATGCATGGCAGGTATATGCAGGCCTTACTCGATGCTTATGAGCAATGTGGCTGGCTGCCTTCCTGGTCTTTCCCTAGTGAGGCCGGAAGCATGATCGGCAATCATGCCATTTCATTGCTAACGGATGCCTGGATAAAGGGAATTCGTACTTTCGATCCCCAGCTGGCTTTAAAAGCTTACCTGCATGAAGCGACGAATAAGGGCCCTTGGGGTCCCGCAAATGGACGCGATGGCTGGAAAGAATACGATCAGTTGGGCTATGTGCCTTATACCAAAGTCAGAGAAGCAACAGCGAAAACAATGGAATATGCCTATGATGATTTTTGCGGCTACAACCTGGCAAAAATGACAGGTAACAAAGTCTATGAAGACATCTTCGCCAAGCAGATGTACAACTATAAAAATGTATACGATTCCGCTACTAAATTCATGCGTGGAAGAGATGAAAATGGTGCCTGGAAGCCTGATTTCGATCCGGTAGAATGGGGTGGGGTGTTCACAGAAGGTAATGCATGGCATTGGCAATGGTCAGTCTTTCATGATATCCAGGGACTAATTGACCTGATGGGTGGAAAGGCTGGTTTTACGGCGAAACTGGATTCCGTATTCAGCGAGCCTAATCGCGTGAATGTGGGGAGCTATGGTGGGATGATTCATGAGATGACGGAAATGGTAATGGCCAATATGGGGCAGTATGCCCATGGCAATCAGCCGATTCAGCACATGCCTTATTTATACAACTATGGCGGTCAGCCATGGAAATCGCAGTACCATGTACGAAATATCATGACCAAGCTGTACAATTCAACGGAAAATGGCTACCCTGGTGATGAAGATCAGGGGCAGACTTCTTCCTGGTACGTGCTCAGTGCGATGGGTTTCTACAGTGTAACTCCAGGTACAGATGAATATATTCTAGGCAGTCCGATGTTTAAAAAGATCACCCTGAATTTAGAAAACGGGAATAAATTTGTGATTGACGCTGCGAATAACAGTAAAGATAATGTGTATATCAAAAGTGCTAAATTAAATGGAAAGGAGTATACTGCTAACTTTATTAAACATACTGACCTTACGCAAGGTGGGGTGTTGAAATTGGAGATGAGCGATAAACCGGTCATGACGCGTGGCATAAAACCGGAAGATCTGCCTTTCTCTTTGAGTAAGTAA
- a CDS encoding glycoside hydrolase family 76 protein: MNLLKAISLVLLLAGCGKKTEAPVLPSPSLTQPKTFSLIDANNAFDAFNTAFYDTNRKLYYSKSDRTELAVGWPQAVFWDIAMAAYKRSKSAAHLKLVNDIYLGGAAEYSNFDWKKVKEVNDFIYDDMMWWIISLGRGYELTKDQRHLDAAVAGFKYVWDNSYDPVNGGMRWSWKVEGKNACINYPTVIAAMVLFNITKNQDYLDKAKNIYAWSRTNLYQNSTGRVADHKVGNNPPGFEDYTYNQGTFIGSAVMLYKATNEASFLADAKLAADYTKNKMSDVKGVLPAEGEWNEQGVLKAIFAQYMQMLIVDAGQTQYSEWMHANINLAWLNRDQKRTLMFRDYKIACPTGVIQSYEASSGVAFMQLFDPISN; the protein is encoded by the coding sequence ATGAATCTTTTAAAAGCGATAAGTTTAGTACTGCTGCTAGCTGGCTGCGGAAAAAAAACGGAGGCACCGGTTTTACCTTCCCCTTCACTCACACAACCAAAAACCTTTAGTCTGATCGATGCAAATAATGCTTTCGATGCTTTCAATACCGCTTTCTATGATACGAATAGAAAATTATACTATAGCAAAAGCGATCGGACTGAGCTGGCAGTAGGCTGGCCTCAGGCGGTTTTCTGGGACATTGCCATGGCCGCCTATAAAAGAAGTAAAAGTGCCGCACACCTAAAATTGGTCAATGATATTTACCTGGGCGGCGCTGCCGAATATTCTAATTTTGATTGGAAAAAGGTAAAAGAAGTGAATGATTTCATTTATGACGACATGATGTGGTGGATCATTTCTTTAGGGCGTGGTTATGAGCTGACGAAGGACCAGAGACACCTGGATGCTGCTGTGGCAGGGTTTAAATACGTTTGGGACAATTCCTATGATCCTGTAAATGGTGGAATGCGCTGGAGCTGGAAAGTAGAAGGCAAAAATGCCTGTATCAATTATCCAACGGTAATTGCAGCCATGGTACTGTTCAACATCACCAAAAATCAAGACTACCTGGATAAAGCAAAAAACATCTATGCATGGTCCAGGACCAATCTCTACCAAAATTCCACTGGTAGAGTTGCCGACCATAAAGTAGGCAATAATCCTCCGGGATTTGAAGATTACACTTACAATCAGGGGACTTTTATTGGATCTGCCGTAATGCTTTATAAAGCAACAAATGAGGCTTCCTTTTTGGCCGATGCAAAGCTTGCCGCAGATTATACGAAAAACAAAATGTCGGACGTAAAAGGGGTACTGCCCGCAGAAGGAGAGTGGAATGAGCAGGGGGTATTGAAAGCGATTTTCGCACAATACATGCAGATGCTGATTGTGGATGCCGGACAAACACAATACAGCGAATGGATGCATGCCAATATCAATCTGGCCTGGCTCAACCGCGATCAAAAGAGAACACTGATGTTCAGAGATTATAAAATTGCCTGTCCAACAGGCGTGATACAGTCTTATGAGGCCAGCAGTGGGGTCGCTTTTATGCAATTGTTTGACCCGATCAGCAATTGA